Genomic segment of Osmia bicornis bicornis chromosome 2, iOsmBic2.1, whole genome shotgun sequence:
CCTAATGACTTCCATTTCCTCGCGCCTTTCCTTTCTAAACTCTCCATTCGGGAATCGACGCGAGATTCTCTTTGTTCTTAACGCTTTGCCAACCGGAAGCCTGGTGATAGAAACTTTTCTTCTTGAATTCGCTCGGATTCGTGAGTATTGACCTAGATCCCAGCCCTAGTCAAACGaatcgaaaaatttcaagtttaaACCAAAGAATATGCGCCTCTGACGAAGCCAACGGTGGCCCACGCGGCGCGAAACGTGTTAATAGGATTCGTTTGTTACTcgattgaaatattaaaagtacgACGTGTATGGTAACGCATGAATTTTCATCAATGTCACGTATTTGATCGGCTACCAAGTTCAGAGTTAGCCGCTTCATTGCGCGTCAAAGACATAATTAAGGGTGCTGCAATATAGGAAGGAATTTGATGGTACAGAATACTCGACAGTTTTTAGCATCGTGTCGCATACATTTCATAAGagatttattttgtttatttaatacatattaTTCATTTCAAGTGCCAACCTGGCTGGCTCTAAAGTTTCTTTCATTTGCCAACACTTTAGACATTAATAACAAAGTtccattaaatgtataatcaTGTGACGTTGCTAACGCTCTCTATGTATTTTCCAATTTCCCTTCCGTTTCATTCTTAAACGAGTCCTAAATGCTTCTAGAAAGCAAGTAGCCAGGTTGCGATCATTTTTTACTTGCTATTTATAAACAAGCTCTAAAATACTACTGTCAACGCGAAGTCTGAAAAGAACGCGGGATAAATTCAACCGAGCAATCGATTAGAAATAacgcgatcgatcgatctcTCGACAGAGACAACTTCGACTCCTCGCGTTCGAGAATCGAGCGAAAGGCGACGGTAACcattttttaaccgacttcgaaaaaggaggaggttacttaattcgatcagtatatatatatatatatatatatatttatttttgtcaacatttttttttcctgtttACATTTGAAACTCAAGACATtgtgtttaaaattattttaaagcCTCGAGGTACCATTATTCTCTACAGTGGAAACAACTTGCAAGCGCCAAGGGTTAAATGTGGTTTTCGTCGATGTCAAGACAAACGTGTTGAAAAACGAGATACGCGGTCAAAGTATCGGGTCGACGCGCGAAGGCGCCGCTTTGGCAAACCGATCGTTCGAATAATTTGCCAACGTCGATCCACTTTTACGCGCTCTTGAATTATATAGACCATCAACGAAGAGCGTGCCTTTGTAGTTAGGCTGTAACGCTGTCTCAACAATTTCTCGCCAACTCGCGGAACCTTGATGCACGGTTTCCAACAAAAATATGACACCCTCCTTTGCGAGAATTTTATTCCTGAAAGCAATTCTTTTCATTCGTCTAATCTTTTAACAATAAATCCTGTACAAAATTAAATCGCCAATTAAGTTTTAAAGCTAAAAGGTTAGCTTTCGATTCGATCACGCCACCACCTCTATCCTGAGTTTTGCTCCTCGATTCTCGGATATCGAATCGATCTTTCCAATAAAAATACAACACCCTCGTATTTTATTccaagaattttatttctgaaagCAATTCTTTTCATTCGTCTGATCTTTTAACAATAAATCCTGTACAAAATTAAATCGCCAATTAGATTTTACAGATAAAAGGTTAGCTTTCGATTCGAGAACGCCACCACCTCTATCCTGAGCTTTGCTCCTCGATTCTCGGATATCGAATCGATCTTTCCAACAAAAATACAACACCCTCATATTTTATTccaagaattttatttctgaaagCAATTCTTTTCATTCGTCTGATCTTTTAACAATAAATCCTGTACAAAATTAAATCGCCAATTAGATTTTACAGGTAAAAGGTTAGTTTTCGATTCGACCAGGCTACCACCTCTATCCCGCGCTTTCCTCCTCGATTCTCGAATATCGAATCGATCTCGAATCGAACGAGAAACGGTGATACCCCGCTTCTATTCGCGAGGTCGGATGTCGTTCGTGTGTGACGTCATCCGGCAACTTGTACGGTATCTCGTGATTCacgtattattattaaaacccTTATTATTCCTGTGCACGACTCGCGTTGCATACATGAATgaacctctctctctctttctctatctACACGTTGCTCGCGGGTGATTGTACGCGTGGATCGCAATTTCTCGCGACAAAAGTTTGAGTCACGAAGAATTAATAGACTACACTCCGTGAATTTCATTCGCGACCGACCATCTGGATCTATGCTATTTCGGCCGATGCAAATGTTTCGCGGTATTACGTTCGAACGcgcttgaaaaaaaaaaaaaagaaagatacaCGCATACGTACGTATGCGACAGGGAAAGTTCTATCGCtagagaaataaaaacgaaGCGATCTTTGTCCGTACAATAGACAAGGGTGACACGCGAAAAAAGAACGCGTCGATGCGCATAAAAAGTCACTAGGAAGAAGGTTCGCGAAACAAAAGGTGTTGCGCATAAGAAGTGTTGCTTTCATCGCCGAAATTCTTTCTACGCAGTCAAGTAACACGAGTCAACGTACTTAGACACGACGAAAGTCGATGTAAATATTGACAGGTAAAATCGAGACAAAAATGAATCGTAAGGATAATCGATACATTCTCTTCCCGATACGGGTAAGACGAATGGATCGATCGAAGAGAATCGTTCTATCAATTGGGTTAAATAAAATGTGTGTCAGTGTGTGCGTGTACACGTACCGGTGCAATGTATGCAACTAAAGCGCGTAGCACGGTATGTAGGTTcctatttataaaaatagcATTCTGATATTTTAAAGAGTTTCTTTCGGAACATCTGCTAATCGCTTCGAACGTTATCGAACGGGATGCGAAAGTGAAACAAGTTCCTCGACGTTGTTCAAAGGTTTTGCGTTAGATTTATAGGGAATGATCAGCCTTCTTCGCACATTATGTATCGAGTAATCGAAAACGCCCACGAAAGAAAATCGACGACGCTTTGTAACGTTCTTTTCCTCACGGTTAGACATCCGTTTTCGACTCTCGTACTCGACGATGGAACGAACGAATGCTCTGAATGAGAATCGACACTCGGGTAGGGTCTAAAAATAGCGAGAATTTGTACCTTACAGTGAACTCTGGAGCCAAATTATCCTCTTTTGCGGCTGCTATCCGCTCCCGGGGAAATATAAGAAAAGTACACTATTTACACTATTATTATCGTCCGTACGATCAACTCGATCACTAGGTCtctataattttgcaatttttaagaGAGATCGCGAACGTTCTCCGTTTCCACTTCACTTTACCAGACATTTTTCGCGTGACGATACCGCACACGGCTCACGCGCTGCCACCATCTTTATTTACTAATTTTGGACTTGAACACTGAGAACGGGGAACGGATAGATTGGGTCGGTGCTAACGCCATCTTCAACATTAGTTTCCATACTATATGCGCATCAATGCGCATATACTATATGCACCAACGCACTTGTGCGTAGGCTTTTGAAATCATGTGAATTTCCTATCACTCGAGtggttttcttttaattaattgtcaccgatattttctttaggaataaatatattattttacgCAACGTTATTCGTGTGTCTTCcttttatattaaatgtacgaCGATAATGTCGTCGTTATGGACATACGATATAGCGTATAGGTATAGTGTAAAGTTTCTTTATTCATATTGTattcgtatttttatttctactaAAATGtcatgaaaaatatgtaaagtTGTTAACGCTTGTAAAAGTACGattataaaaacaattatttcttaTACTTCCTTCATGCTTAGTCAATATCATGTCACTCGACACTGGTATCGTGGACGTATAGGTTATCCTCGTGGGAAACACATCGATATGTTTTACGATTCTTTTACAGCATTCAACAATTGTAACTGAAAGTAAAACTAGCAGATACGATTGATAATTAACGATATGGATCCCACGGAAGATTGGAATGGCGATTGCCAAACATCGTCGGAAAATCAAACGCAAGAAAATGAGAGGGAGGAAGTTCAACAAATCATACCCGGCTATGCAAATTTTCGCGATTACCTTCAGGTAGAGTTTAACTAACGCAGATGTTACAAAATGCTACTTTTACCAAAAAATTCTcttcaatgaaatttatttcatattttaggAATCGTTTGATGTAATAAGAGCTGGGATTAAAGCGGCCAATAATTTACCAATTGGATCGGACTTTCGTTATTATTCCTGTTTCCCTAGTTTTGTCAATGCCAAAGATCGAAATGTAAAAAGGACGTTAAGCGTTATGCAGTGCGTTATGGCCACTGCGggtgttaaaaataatatttcaaatcgagCCGTTGATGAAAAGTTTGATCTTTTGTTAGAAACGAACGATATCCTTCTGGACAGAGCTGTAAGTTTTCGTACAAGTAGATTTCGtacaatatttatgaaaataagtTACATTCTACATGACTGCAAACTCTTATTTGTCATAGAATGAATTAATGGACAAAGAATCTGGTATTACCAGGAGTTCTGAAGTAGAGTTAGTGGTAACGCATGCAAACAAGCAGGTAGTAAATGGAAGTTGGAACAGTGAAATCTGTCGACCGCCGCAACCTGCGGAAAACGCTCAGTCTGTACGCTTGCTGGCAGGTAGGAATGTTCAAAGACCTCAGCTAATGTTCAAAGACAAAATTGATAACCGTCCGAAACCATGGTGTCCCAAGATTAAGGATAAACCTAACTCGTTAAAACCGTTATCTATTTACGTGGAAGAGGGTGAAAATGGTGAAGTATTCAGTCACCCTTATGAATATGAATTGGATATGTTTTCACCTCCTGCTAGTCAGTTACAAAAGTCTCAACCGGCAAAGTATAAGTCCTTGGAAGAAACGCCGTTagtaataattgaaaattcaatcgatattaaattattactaGAAGACTTGAAAAGATACAAAGAAATTGCTGTAGATTTAGAGCATCACTCTTATAGAAGCTTCCAAGGTATAACTTGCTTAATGCAAATTTCGACCGGAGATACAGATTATTTGATAGATACTCTGTCGTTGCGTTCCGAACTACATGAATTAAATGAGATTTTTACTAAACCATCGATTCTGAAAGTGTTTCACGGAGCCGATTTAGACATTCAGTGGCTCCAAAGAGATCTGTCTCTTTATATAGTAAATATGTTTGATACGCATCAAGCGGCGAAACAACTGAATCTGCCGTATTTAAGTTTAGCGTATTTACTGAAACAGTACTGTTGCATAGATCCCAACAAGCACTTCCAGTTGGCTGATTGGCGTATAAGACCGTTACCGGAGGAACTGCAAAAGTATGCTAGAGAGGACACgcattatttattgtatataaaagaCATTTTGAGGAATGCTTTGATAGACCTTGCTAATGGACAGATGAACATTTTGAAATCTGTTTATGATCGAAGTACCGACATTTGTAGAAAGACTTACATAAAACCAATATGGACAGAGGAAAGCTGTATGAGTATATACAGAAAGAGTCAAAAGATGTTCAATAATAAACAACTTTACGCCCTAATAGAGCTACATAAGTGGAGAGATACTACTGCAAGAGAAGAAGACGATAGCACTGCTTATGTTTTGCCAAATCATATGTTAATGAATATAGCCGAAACATTACCTCGTGAGATGCAAGGAATTTTGGCGTGTTGTAATCCTATTCCTCCTTTGGTTAgacaaaatttattaaaactaCACAAGATAATACTGAAAGCTAGGGAACAACCACTTATCAAACCAGTTCTTGGAGATCTTAGGCAAAGATCAAATCAGAGAAGTCAAATGTCAAATTCAGAAGCCTGGATGTATTCCCCTCATGATATTCCAAATGATATGGAAGCTAGAGCTGATTTACCGTGTCTATTAGATAACGTTAATGTTGTAGAGACGCCACTCGCTACGATAAAACATAGAGTAACTGTATTTGATAGTCCAGCTACATCTGAGGTAAGATAAATTAAAACGTTAATCATATGTACGATAATAGAATGAcaaatgtatatattttatttcaggatGAGGGAACATTAAAGaatcagaaaaatattaaaaagaaaaagtttatCTTTGTTAGTCCGTTTGAACGATACAAACGCGTAATACCTGTGGTTGCGGAAGAAGAAGCGCGTGAAAGAGAGAAACAAAAGCAGGAAGATGAAGAACGTTTAGAGAAACTGAAGGATACTGAAGCAGAAATAGCAGAGAGTAAAAAACGAGTTTTAGAGCATTTCAAACAATTCTCTCAAGATAAACCAGAAAATTCACCGACAAAGAAAGCATCTAAAACTCCTTTGAGTCAAATGAGGggatttaaaagaaaaagaggttCAGATATTGATAAAGAGAAAGCAACGCAAGAACAAAATATGCAAGAAAGTATCGTTAGATTTCAGAATAACAACGTTACTAATTCAATACGGTAAGGACATTATAGAGGTACCATGGATTAACTACTTTTCCAAACTCActgtagaaattaattaaattcgtttTTAGATCGCGGAAAAAGGGGGAGAAGAAACGCGTTATTAAAGATTTGAACAAGCAGCATATGATGCCGTCAAAAAGATTCGATTATAAAGCAGTAGATTTTAGTAGTTTTCAGGGCGGTAGTAAAAATGTCCCGGGTCAAGGAAAACAAGTAAATTTCGAACAAAAAGTGGTAAGAAAATACTtgttaatcattttttaattttcaactgAAAATCATcgaattatttcattttatatttgcagccaaaaaaagagaaaaaacgaaagaggaagaagcaaaaaataaatatataaatgttaataaacTTTCAGTTCTATACCTTCTACGTAAATATACATTACCGTTTTATActacagaaataaaaataacaggTTCTATAGTACTTCAAGGTTGGACGCAGTACTATGGGTTTTTTTCGATTATGTACAGTTAACACGTAATaagttgaatattaatattttaacagtgtcaattataattttgataCTTGAGTATCGATAttgaatgatttattttttcagtATATTCATACATATTCTCTGTGTTACTGCCGTTAGAGATTATTACGTCattggaaatttttattagtcaatataaaatttgaatatgaGAAAACAAGTTACTATAAACGTATGGATATGaggaaatgtaataaattatactgatatctaatatagaatataataAAGCACCTCTTTCCTTGTGGAATAATATGGACACAAACAAAGATAAATAATCTTTCAGATGTTTTGAAACTACTGTTGCTGTGTTTGAAATTAGCTATATAAACTGCGTTACCACAGAATCGTGGATTCTGTTCCTTTCTTCTGTTGTGTACGCAGACAATCATCGAAGTATTTACAGTGTGATTATTTGTCGTAGCTAGAGACTTAGATAAAATGATTCTTTTTGTATTacttttcattaaattatccTTACTTTCTACTGTGCATAGCCAGGTTTTGAAGAAAAGTGCAGATATAAGTTTCAATTACACCgatgaaaattcattaatttcgaATAGTTATAATTTATCGAACTTTCTGTTTACGCCAGTAGAATTTCCTACACGTGCTGGAGCAGATTTTGAACCACATCAAGTAGATTGTTTAGGCCTAGGAAAAACGGTAGCCACTACATTGGAGTGGTTTTTTATGAGTAAACCAAATGGATCAAACGCTTTGAATGTTCAGTTTTTATTATCTTCAAGAAAACAGCCTAACCCTGTTGAAGTAATTATTGGTAAACAGTTTGGTTTGGAGTGGACAGATTTTCAAATTGTACGAAAAACGGTTATAATAGTTCATGGATTTTTATCACACGGTCAAGAACCATGGATCAGTAGTATGGCAAAATCGTTTCTtcaatgggtaagtttcatctTAAATATGTACTGTGAacatattaatatattttttaacgttTTTCAGGGTGACGTAAATGTTGTAGTCGTAGATTGGAGTTCAGGCAGTAATACTTGGAATTACTACAAAGCAGCAGTCAATACAGAAGTAGTGGGATATCAAATTTCAAGGTCtgtttttgcattttattatataaaggTGTTACATTGTTCATATATGAATTTTTCACGGAGATTCGTTTGTAAAGGTTCTTAGAACACATTGAAAATGCAACAAGCACCGAGAGTAATTGGGGGCCACTCCATTTAGTTGGTCACAGTTTAGGAGCACACATTTGTGGATTTGCTGCCAAAGAGTTGAAAAAAAGGCAGAGCAAAtggaaaatagaaagaataaCAGGTTTGGATCCAGCGCAACCTTGTTTTAAAAATGCAGACTCGACTGTAAAACTTCACAAATCTGATGCGCCATTCGTTGATATCATTCACACTAACGGCAGATTGCTTTCTGAAATTGGATTAGGTTTACCACAGCCTATAGGTTGGTTGTACTTCTCAGTAATtttaacttttcttttcaattactataaaaGTAAGTTTTCATCAGGTCACGTTGATTTCTATCCTAACGGTGGCAGACGTCAACCCGGTTGCGGAAACATGAACTCGtcgtattttgaatacttaccaATTCCGATAGCAGGTAAAGTAATGTTATTTTtcaagtaattttattttttattaactatCAGTTCGATTTCAGACATTAAGAGTTCTATATGTAGCCATGGACGTTCATATATCTATCTAACAGAATCGTTGATGTCCGACGTTAAAAAGAACTGCACTTTCTGGGCACATTATTGGGATTTATCGTTCCGAAGCTTGAAGCAATTGGTTAGAGAGTCTTGTAACAGAAACGTTTGCACCGAAATGGGCATAAACGCGATCAATTATTCTCAACGCGGAACGTTTTTCGTTGCCACATCGGATAGCGTGCCATTTTGCAGTAAGTCGAAAAACACTGCGCAATTTAATcgttgcaaaattatttaaacgatacattttcatttctttagaTAACAATACTCGCATAACAGACACGATAATCATGATGGGATCGGATCACGTGGACTTACTGGATGATTGAATTGTAATTGTTTCATAAATAAGAAAACCTTTAATTTTTGACGATGTACGAAACTTAACTCATTAAATACAGCTAAGTActatttacaaatatatttcGAAAATTGACCGAGTTATGTACATATTCCGCCACTTTAATTGCATTTTCAGCAGCTTCGTAAATAAATGATGCCTTCTTCTTTCGTCAACTATTTCCTGCGCCCTTATCAGTGACTTTGATAGTATTTCTACTAACATAGAAACAACGTCGTACCATCTTGCAGTATTTCGCCTTATACTAAcgttataaattaattacaaattacggtatataaattataaaaattacacgAAATACTTcgttgtataaatatttttcttttttcagatTACGATTTATCACTTCATCAAATACATTAACAACTTGGCCTTAAGTTTGGTTTTTGCATATGTACTATTATTGGCACGCGAACTTAAGAACCACGTCGAGATACGAACGATACAGTTCAACATCGAATGTTTTTATTCAAACGATCGATGTTAACGTTTATAAACGTCACACTCGAGATTGAAGTGTGCTTTGGTACCTTTTTTGATCCGTTTAATTATCATTCTCAgttcttcttttattacacCCAAAGTGTAAGTTTGTGCTTATTAAAcatctttatttttcacaaGATGTTTAAGCAATTGATCCCAGAAAGAACCAATGTTCTTCGATAGATCAATGAATAACTTGAACGTAGGTGGCGGGAAATATTCCAGTTCGTCCTCTACACTCGCCTATCCACCAACCATCCGGTTGCTTCTGATGCACCGTTATCAAGTCTCCGGGGTTCAAGCTAAGCTCGTCGTTCAAGTTCGCCGAGTACTGATAGATCGCCCTACACTGTTCCGTTCCATCAGATTTACTTGTCGTTTCGGCGGCGTCTACGTCCTGATTATTATTGTCCTCGGAATGACTGCTGAACTCGTCGAAGTCGCTGAAGTCATCTTCATCGGGTGGGTTCTCGGAGTTTCCGTCCCCGGCCGTTCGATCGGCCCAGTGACGACTGTCAGTGTCGTGATCTGTTTTCGACAGATGAACATCTATCTCGTCCTCGTCGTCTTGAATCTCGAACGATTCGTTCTTTGCCCACGAAGGAATCTGGAAGCaagtaaatttttataatctcATACTCCCGTGCTGCTTTTAGCAGGATCGTTGAATACTCACTTTAAGGACACTTTGTTGCAGACCCTGTTTATCCCTGGAAACCAAAATGTGCTCGGCTAACGGATGTTTACCACGTTTACTGCCTTCCACTTCCGCCAAGGTGCCTCCAACTTTGTACCTCGCCGCTTCTAGATACAACAACATTGATCGCATCTGAAAGAAGAACCGAAATTATCTATGATATTCGAAGAAACGTTGAAAGAACAAGGGAAGAGGAATAGTGTTTCTTACATGATGTAGTTTCTCCGTGACATTCTGCGTGCTTTCATCAGCCGCGAATGCCGGTGTCGCGACGAAAGCTCTGTGAAGAGTTTCCAGGCCCTCTCTGCCGCGTCTTTCGCGATCCAAGTCCTGCCTGATTAGATGAAGAACTCTTACTAACGCCTGCTTTCGACGCTCTCTGTTCATCGCGAGGGTAATGTGCTCGGCGTAGAAATCAGGGAGCAATTGATCGGAATTGCATCCGTCGTTGCTCTCTACTCTGCGAATAAGATTCTTCAGGATCTCAATGTCTTGAGACACGTTGCAGTTGCGTACTGGAGCTGCCAAACGGTCTGCACTCTAGATAAGGAATGgtaaattattgtaatttattgtGTAAATAAGTTTCGAAGCTTTTATAGGTAGCGTTAATAAATGTACCTGTTGCAGACGGGGAGCCAGAGCTTGCAGGTGAGCCAGGTAAACATTGGCTAAGTCTTTGAGAGCGCTCAGTCGTTCTTCCTCGAGGAGTTCCATTTGTTTAGCCCCCTTCCTCATGGTACTTTCGTATTCGAGCCTGGCTCTCTCGGCTCTCACGCTCACCGTGTAAAACTCGGTATCCGCCCTACGAGACGAGTCCTCGGCCTTTCTCCTCCTCGCCTCGAGTTTGCTCGCCTCCTTCTCCGTCATATGATGGTTCGAGGATTTGTTGTTGCTCTGCTGGCTCTGGCTGATCGATTGTAACCGAGCCAGGTCCTGCAACCTCTCGTTTTCTCTCGCGCTAGCGAAACTTTGTTTCTTACTTTTCGTCGCGACATTGCGCCACTCGTGAAGACCTTTCCCCGCCTTGTCAACGGAATTCTCGATGGATTTCCTCGAGCGTCCTTGAGCCTCTGCTACGCCCACCTGTGGAACATGGAACACGTACTTTTACTACGCGGTATACCTTTCTTTTTGTTATGTAATAACAGGCGATATGAATGAAATTCAGTTGCTGATTGAAAATTGCTAATCGATTCTTCATAACAGGCGATAAGATTTCTTAAGAATCCACACTCACTCGCAGGGGTTTGGCAAGTTGCTCGCCGAGCGTTAATCCCCAGATCCTGTGGGCTTCCGCAGCAGCTTCCATCTCCTCGCCGACGCATCTCCATGCCTCGTTCACACCTCCGGCGCTGTTACCACCTGCGTAAGTCATGTATAAAACACGTGTCTCATTCGATCCATCCGCGGTGGTCACAAATTAttcaccgtttaaaacagaatgtGACTATTTCAagtgaaattataatttcttgcAACTTCTAAGCGC
This window contains:
- the LOC123987637 gene encoding exosome component 10, encoding MDPTEDWNGDCQTSSENQTQENEREEVQQIIPGYANFRDYLQESFDVIRAGIKAANNLPIGSDFRYYSCFPSFVNAKDRNVKRTLSVMQCVMATAGVKNNISNRAVDEKFDLLLETNDILLDRANELMDKESGITRSSEVELVVTHANKQVVNGSWNSEICRPPQPAENAQSVRLLAGRNVQRPQLMFKDKIDNRPKPWCPKIKDKPNSLKPLSIYVEEGENGEVFSHPYEYELDMFSPPASQLQKSQPAKYKSLEETPLVIIENSIDIKLLLEDLKRYKEIAVDLEHHSYRSFQGITCLMQISTGDTDYLIDTLSLRSELHELNEIFTKPSILKVFHGADLDIQWLQRDLSLYIVNMFDTHQAAKQLNLPYLSLAYLLKQYCCIDPNKHFQLADWRIRPLPEELQKYAREDTHYLLYIKDILRNALIDLANGQMNILKSVYDRSTDICRKTYIKPIWTEESCMSIYRKSQKMFNNKQLYALIELHKWRDTTAREEDDSTAYVLPNHMLMNIAETLPREMQGILACCNPIPPLVRQNLLKLHKIILKAREQPLIKPVLGDLRQRSNQRSQMSNSEAWMYSPHDIPNDMEARADLPCLLDNVNVVETPLATIKHRVTVFDSPATSEDEGTLKNQKNIKKKKFIFVSPFERYKRVIPVVAEEEAREREKQKQEDEERLEKLKDTEAEIAESKKRVLEHFKQFSQDKPENSPTKKASKTPLSQMRGFKRKRGSDIDKEKATQEQNMQESIVRFQNNNVTNSIRSRKKGEKKRVIKDLNKQHMMPSKRFDYKAVDFSSFQGGSKNVPGQGKQVNFEQKVPKKEKKRKRKKQKINI
- the LOC114879843 gene encoding phospholipase A1 isoform X2, whose product is MILFVLLFIKLSLLSTVHSQVLKKSADISFNYTDENSLISNSYNLSNFLFTPVEFPTRAGADFEPHQVDCLGLGKTVATTLEWFFMSKPNGSNALNVQFLLSSRKQPNPVEVIIGKQFGLEWTDFQIVRKTVIIVHGFLSHGQEPWISSMAKSFLQWGDVNVVVVDWSSGSNTWNYYKAAVNTEVVGYQISRFLEHIENATSTESNWGPLHLVGHSLGAHICGFAAKELKKRQSKWKIERITGLDPAQPCFKNADSTVKLHKSDAPFVDIIHTNGRLLSEIGLGLPQPIGHVDFYPNGGRRQPGCGNMNSSYFEYLPIPIADIKSSICSHGRSYIYLTESLMSDVKKNCTFWAHYWDLSFRSLKQLVRESCNRNVCTEMGINAINYSQRGTFFVATSDSVPFCNNNTRITDTIIMMGSDHVDLLDD
- the LOC114879843 gene encoding phospholipase A1 isoform X1; the encoded protein is MILFVLLFIKLSLLSTVHSQVLKKSADISFNYTDENSLISNSYNLSNFLFTPVEFPTRAGADFEPHQVDCLGLGKTVATTLEWFFMSKPNGSNALNVQFLLSSRKQPNPVEVIIGKQFGLEWTDFQIVRKTVIIVHGFLSHGQEPWISSMAKSFLQWGDVNVVVVDWSSGSNTWNYYKAAVNTEVVGYQISRFLEHIENATSTESNWGPLHLVGHSLGAHICGFAAKELKKRQSKWKIERITGLDPAQPCFKNADSTVKLHKSDAPFVDIIHTNGRLLSEIGLGLPQPIGWLYFSVILTFLFNYYKSKFSSGHVDFYPNGGRRQPGCGNMNSSYFEYLPIPIADIKSSICSHGRSYIYLTESLMSDVKKNCTFWAHYWDLSFRSLKQLVRESCNRNVCTEMGINAINYSQRGTFFVATSDSVPFCNNNTRITDTIIMMGSDHVDLLDD